The following coding sequences lie in one Serinus canaria isolate serCan28SL12 chromosome 12, serCan2020, whole genome shotgun sequence genomic window:
- the NISCH gene encoding nischarin isoform X2 has protein sequence MVVVMCDSQNLQDFYSCLQTCCSQHYTSVLPSSTWYCRKANLQEFLCQLMEMNCISAEDVEIKGCFPTYLVYGNKTNVQKVLHQPESAGNNKEWSKNVLCPALYSSVYKSSDQSPCVVHPCWIFLTPQHLYIVKVDFSLLPGKWAGTEELGSVFKLNRIPLASLVLHPTHGATQQKGSFLDGHVLELLVGYRFVTAVFVLPHEKFHFLRIYSLLRTLLQDVKTIIIFKASSKLDAVRNHAVEASRHGQAASFCKPHLTLSSLYPSELLMQKITEDNQIPVHLHVSVSLQYVAGLKGRALVEFFHSNIAEVENEELRHLMWSSVLFYKTPSVEVMACVLLSTKAIYFLLDDSFIHADEHQSDFWNKENSVCENSSFHLSCCFVLKLNDLQSVNVGLFDQYFRITGHSADHIVTCLTRDSYNTHTFIQQLMAVLSLLARTPSPEPVDKDFYSEFGSKNTGKMENYELIHSSRVKFIYPNEEEIGDLAFLVAEKMDGLTNLPSLNILLYVLAFQVNHFEGSAQNTSSLQPKTLILTSSDLFLFDEDYISYPLPEFAKEPPKRDKYQLADGRRIRDLDRVLMGYQTYPQALTFVFDDVQNQDLMQNLTLDHFGETDSVPKGNSKLEGSRSREIQWYIFIPSAESREKLISLLARQWEILCGRELPLELTG, from the exons ATGGTGGTGGTCATGTGTG ACTCCCAGAATCTTCAAGACTTTTATTCCTGTTTACAAACGTGTTGCTCTCAACACTACACATCAGTGTTACCAAGCTCCACATGGTACTGTAGAAAAGCAAATCTCCAAGAATTTCTCTGTCAGCTCATGGAAATGAATTGCATTTCAGCTGAAGATGTTGAAATAAAAGGTTGTTTCCCAACATATCTTGTTTATGGGAATAAAACCAATGTTCAGAAAGTCTTGCATCAACCAGAGTCAGCTGGCAATAACAAGGAATGGTCAAAGAATGTTTTGTGTCCTGCACTTTATTCTTCAGTATATAAATCTTCTGACCAGAGTCCCTGTGTGGTCCATCCATGTTGGATATTTCTAACACCCCAGCATTTGTACATAGTAAAGGTGGATTTCAGTTTACTGCCAGGTAAATGGGCAGGCACAGAGGAGTTGGGAAGTGTTTTTAAGCTGAATAGAATTCCATTGGCATCACTTGTGCTGCATCCAACTCACGGTGCCACGCAGCAGAAGGGTTCCTTTTTGGATGGACATGTTCTGGAGTTGCTTGTTGGATACAGATTTGTTACAGCAGTGTTTGTTCTACCTCATGAGAAATTCCACTTTCTAAGAATCTACAGCCTTCTAAGGACACTGCTCCAGGATGTAAAGactattattattttcaaagctTCAAGCAAATTGGATGCTGTAAGAAATCACGCTGTGGAGGCAAGCAGACACGGTCAGGCAGCCAG TTTTTGCAAGCCTCATCTGACATTGTCATCCTTATACCCATCTGAGCTTCTTATGCAGAAGATAACAGAAGACAACCAGATTCCTGTTCACCTTCATgtttctgtgtctctgcagtATGTGGCTGGGCTGAAGGGAAGAGCCCTGGTTGAATTTTTCCATAGCAACATTGCAGAG GTGGAAAATGAAGAGTTGAGACACCTCATGTGGTCTTCAGTTCTGTTTTACAAGACTCCCAGTGTGGAAGTGATGGCTTGTGTGCTTCTCTCAACAAAAGCTATTTACTTTCTGTTGGATGATTCTTTCATTCATGCAGATGAGCACCAGTCAG ATTTTTGGAACAAAGAAAACTCAGTCTGTGAAAACagttctttccacctctcttgCTGCTTTGTGCTAAAACTTAATGACCTGCAGTCAGTAAATGTTGGCCTGTTTGACCAATACTTCCGAATTACTG gACATTCTGCAGATCACATTGTCACCTGCCTGACAAGAGACAGTTACAACACTCACACCTTCATACAGCAGCTTATGGCAGTCCTGTCACTGCTTGCACGCACTCCTTCACCTGAACCAGTAGATAAGGACTTCTACTCTGAATTTGGGAGTAAGAACACAG GAAAAATGGAGAATTATGAACTGATTCACTCTAGCAGAGTAAAATTTATTTATCCAAATGAAGAGGAAATTGGGGACCTTGCTTTTCTAGTGGCAGAGAAGATGGATGGTTTGACCAATCTTCCATCCCTCAACATCCTTCTGTATGTGTTGGCATTTCAAGTAAATCACTTTGAAGGATCTGCTCAGAACACTAGTTCACTTCAACCTAAAACACTGATATTGACCAGCTCTGATTTGTTCCTCTTTGATGAAGATTATATCAGTTACCCACTACCTGAATTTGCTAAGGAGCCACCAAAGAGAGACAAGTACCAGCTTGCAGATGGAAGACGAATCCGGGATTTAGACAGAGTGCTCATGGGGTATCAGACATATCCACAGGCCCTTACATTTGTGTTTGATGATGTTCAGAATCAGGACCTGATGCAGAATTTAACACTGGATCACTTTGGAGAAACTGATagtgtcccaaaaggaaattccaaactagagggcagcaggagcagagagatcCAGTGGTACATTTTTATCCCAAGTGCAGAAAGTagggagaaattaatttcattgcTTGCAAGACAGTGGGAGATCCTGTGTGGTAGGGAATTGCCTTTGGAACTCACAGGGTAG